Proteins encoded in a region of the Scomber scombrus chromosome 16, fScoSco1.1, whole genome shotgun sequence genome:
- the aste1b gene encoding protein asteroid homolog 1: protein MGVQGLTTYVEGNRNFLQDVKFRDSRLVIDGCSLYFRLYFTHGLDQQNGGDYDAFACLLTQFLDALAACNIQPYVVLDGGMDPSDKKFPTLRQRIQSKIKEADSLSHGRNGSVLPIITRDVFTQVLIQRGVPLVQCAAEADWEIACLAHQWNCPVLTNDSDFYIFDLPGGYLPLKFFQWTNLNGKASHRYILARCYTTNSLCRWFGGMNQELLPLFAVLTGNDYGTPKDADTLFAVLDLSACRGGGGRGRGRAPSSRIEGLLHWLSSFPSPVEALEEVSRLIGETGSRGKRGQKGGLSSQLWAGMQEYHITPQSSLAYWFSGGQVLPGGQNSTLAQLPQCLSWAAAQGLLAPSVVDALVMRRVLLIPQVENSKLPSSHCSSIAIRQAIYGILLQGGQGNITQGRGGSIQQLNGPGGAVHPQHVRTEEHISQGMRGGRGRGGRGRGGRGQGNVSPLQQGENVGFSIEEAAGVATVQSQGSSATMCVEEYDRLDLNLKKNQVEVHSLKTPLCMDTLSQAPAAARLGVLLEVLGVKEIDLALAPLHLRLAVAVTGFWLREAIPTPTQLQVQALVLGMVYGELSWNNQPGANHYQPAVPQPNWAAERNVLAGLDRHRVRAGERRGFDVGAAHSFSQWQACLWSLLCLNQLLLLPLPEPHLSWLFSGTLVHGLFRYQKGGRAAESLLPGGSLSGQLYFSLLDAVKSCSSKTHSSSSAAGRGRRGRGRGRGSRGRGGGRRGAGGGGRGTEEINNRFALLMSEEEFDDD from the exons ATGGGTGTTCAGGGTCTTACTACCTATGTGGAGGGCAACAGAAACTTCCTCCAAGATGTGAAGTTCAGGGACAGTCGACTGGTTATCGATGGCTGCAGTCTGTATTTTCGCCTTTACTTTACCCACGGTTTGGACCAACAGAATGGAGGAGACTACGATGCTTTTGCGTGCCTGCTCACCCAGTTCCTCGATGCACTGGCAGCCTGTAACATCCAGCCATATGTGGTCCTGGATGGAG ggATGGACCCCAGTGATAAGAAGTTTCCCACTCTGCGGCAGCGTATTCAGTCCAAGATAAAGGAAGCTGACAGTTTATCTCATGGCCGTAATGGCTCTGTTCTTCCCATCATCACTAGAGATGTCTTCACTCAGGTCCTCATCCAGAGAGGAGTCCCACTGGTCCAGTGTGCAGCTGAGGCCGACTGGGAGATTGCATGTTTGGCTCACCAGTGGAACTGTCCAGTTCTGACCAATGACAGTGATTTTTATATCTTTGACCTGCCAG gTGGTTACCTGCCACTCAAGTTTTTCCAGTGGACCAACCTTAACGGTAAAGCCTCTCACCGCTATATCTTGGCTCGGTGCTACACCACTAATAGTCTGTGTCGCTGGTTTGGGGGCATGAACCAGGAGTTGCTACCCTTATTTGCTGTCCTGACTGGTAATGACTATGGGACTCCAAAAGATGCTGATACACTTTTTGCTGTGCTAGATTTGAGTGCATGTAGGGGAGGTGGTGGCAGGGGTAGAGGTCGAGCACCCTCCTCCCGCATTGAGGGCCTCCTCCATTGGCTGTCCTCTTTCCCTAGTCCAGTGGAAGCCCTGGAGGAAGTGAGCAGGCTAATAGGGGAGACGGGCAGTaggggaaagagaggacagaagGGTGGGCTGAGTTCTCAACTGTGGGCAGGTATGCAGGAGTACCATATCACCCCTCAAAGCTCTCTGGCTTACTGGTTCTCTGGAGGTCAGGTACTTCCAGGAGGGCAGAACTCTACACTTGCACAGCTACCACAGTGCCTGTCATGGGCTGCAGCGCAGGGGCTTTTGGCTCCCTCGGTAGTGGATGCTTTAGTGATGCGCAGGGTCTTGCTCATCCCACAGGTGGAGAACAGCAAGCTACCCAGCAGCCACTGTAGTTCCATAGCTATACGGCAGGCTATATATGGGATATTACTGCAGGGAGGTCAAGGTAACATAACTCAAGGAAGAGGGGGGAGTATACAGCAATTGAACGGACCAGGAGGTGCTGTTCATCCACAACATGTTAGGACAGAAGAACATATCAGCCAGGGGATGAGAGGTGGTAGAGGTCGAGGGGGAAGGGGACGTGGAGGTAGGGGTCAGGGCAATGTTTCTCCCTTACAGCAGGGTGAAAATGTAGGTTTTAGCATTGAAGAAGCAGCTGGTGTAGCTACAGTGCAGTCTCAGGGCTCCAGTGCCACCATGTGTGTGGAAGAATATGACCGTCTGGACCTGAACTTGAAGAAAAACCAAGTGGAGGTGCATTCACTTAAAACCCCTTTATGCATGGATACACTCAGCCAG GCTCCTGCAGCAGCTCGTCTTGGTGTCTTGTTAGAAGTCTTAGGTGTTAAGGAGATTGACCTGGCTCTTGCTCCTCTCCACTTGAGGCTGGCTGTAGCAGTGACAGGTTTCTGGTTGCGAGAGGCCATACCAACACCCACACAGCTCCAGGTCCAGGCTTTGGTGCTGGGCATGGTTTATGGAGAGTTGTCTTGGAATAATCAGCCCGGAGCTAACCACTACCAACCTGCTG TCCCACAGCCAAACTGGGCCGCAGAACGCAATGTGTTGGCAGGGCTGGATCGTCACCGTGTGAGAGCAGGGGAGAGAAGGGGCTTTGATGTCGGAGCGGCTCACAGTTTTAGCCAATGGCAGGCCTGCCTCTGGAGTTTGCTGTGTCTTAATCAGCTATTACTGTTACCACTGCCTGAACCACACCTGTCATG GTTGTTTAGTGGTACCTTGGTGCACGGTCTCTTCAGATATCAGAAGGGGGGCCGAGCTGCTGAATCCCTCTTACCTGGGGGTTCCTTGTCTGGACAACTCTACTTCTCCCTGCTGGATGCTGTGAAGAGCTGCAGCTCCAAAACccattcctcctcttctgcaGCGGGTAGGGGGAGGAGAGGCAGAGGACGAGGACGgggaagcagaggaagagggggaggtaggagaggagcagggggaGGGGGCAGAGGGACTGAGGAGATCAATAACAGGTTTGCGCTACTTATGAGTGAGGAAGAGTTTGATGATGATTAA